In Candidatus Sulfotelmatobacter sp., the genomic window TTGACCAGGATCGAATTGGCGATGCCTTCGCGAATCCCGCGACCGAGGCGCTCGACATTGGTCACGAACAGATCGTCCCCCACCAGCTGCACGCGGCCGCCCATCCGATCGGTCAGCGCCTTCCAGCCCGACCAATCGTCTTCGGCGAGCCCGTCCTCGATGCTCACGATCGGGTAGCGCTCGCAGAGCCCGGCGTAGAACTCGACCATCTCGAGGCTCGAGAGCTTGCGCCCGCCCTCGCCGGCGAGCACGTACTTCTGATCGCGATAGAATTCGCTCGACGCCGGATCGAGCGCCAGCGCCACCTGCGTTCCGGGCTGATAGCCGGCCGCGGCGATGGCCTCGATCAGCGCCTTCAGCGCCTCTTCGTTGGATCCGAGATTGGGGGCGAAGCCGCCTTCGTCGCCCACCGAGGTCGAGAGCTTGCGCTTCTTGAGCACGCCGGCGAGCGCGTGGAACACCTCGGCGCCCCAGCGCAGCGCTTCGCGGAACGACGGCGCGCCCAGCGGAACGATCATGAACTCCTGGAAGTCCACGTTGTTGTCGGCGTGCTTGCCGCCGTTCAGCACGTTCATGAGCGGCACCGGCAGCGTCGCGGCATCCACGCCGCCCAGGTACCGATAGAGCGGGAGCTCGAGCGCGGCCGCCGCGGCCTTGGCCACCGCCAGCGAGACTCCGAGGATCGCGTTCGCGCCGAGCCGGCTCTTGGTGGGTGTCCCGTCGAGTTCGATCATCGTCCGATCGACGCCGAGCTGATCCAGGGCGTCCCTGCCGAGCAGGCGCGGGGCCAGGCTCTCGGTGACGTTGCGGGCGGCCTTGAGCACGCCCTTTCCGCCGTAGCGCCGTCCGTCCCCGTCGCGAAGCTCGAGCGCCTCGTGCTCGCCGGTCGAAGCCCCCGAGGGCACCGCGGCGCGACCGAACGCGCCGCCGGACAGACGGCATTCGACCTCGAGGGTCGGATTGCCGCGCGAATCGAGGATTTCGCGAGCCTTGAGTTCGGCAATGGACATCATGGCCGCGGCAGGCTACGGGGGGCGTCCCGGCGCGTCAAGCCCATTTGGCGCAGGGTCTTGACCCATTCGTGAAGGCCTCCCTATCGTGCCCGTCCATGCAACCTTCCCCCCTGGCCGACCGTAGAGGTGGCTGAAGGCTCCGGCGTGGATCAGGACGATTCAGGAATCGTTCAACGGTGTCTGGCTGGAGACGAGCGGGCGTACCGCGAGCTGGTCGAGCACTATCAGAAACCTGTCTACACGGTGGCGTTCCGGATGCTGCGAAGCGCCGAGGACGCCGAGGACATCACGCAGGAAACTTTCGTGCGTGTGTTCCGGGCGCTCGACCGATACGATCCGTCCCGCTCCTTCGAAGCCTGGTTGTTCACGATCACCACGCGGCTCTGCATCGACCTGCTTCGCCGGCGCAAGGTGCGGCCGGTCTCACTGGTCCGCCGGGACGCGGAAACCGATGAAGAGCAATCCGTCGATGTCGAGGATCCGGGCCTCAAGCCCGACGAGCTGACTTCACACGCCGAAGAGGAACGACGCACCAGGACTCTGATCGATTCGCTGCCTCCACACTATCGAATCGTCGTCGTGCTGCGACACCAGCAGGACATGTCCTATGAAGAAATCGCGGAAGCGCTCCACCTGCCCCTCGGAACCGTCAAGGCAAGAATTCACCGCGCTCGCGCCCTGCTCAAGGATCGGCTCCAAGAAGGATCATCGTGATGCGCTGCCCTGAATCCGTTCGCCTCCAGCCATTTCTCGACGGCGAGCTCTCCCCGGTCGAAGCCGGCGAATTGCGCGTTCACGTGCAGGGCTGTGCGCCGTGCATGGCCGAGCTGGCGCTCTATCAACGGCTGTTCGCGATGCTCGCCTCGCTGGCGCTGCTGAGCCCGCGCCCGGCGCTCACCGAGCGCATTCTCGATCGCGTGCTCCCGTCGCGCATCCGCCGGCGCTGGATGCGGGCGCTGGGTTGGGGATATGGCCTGGCCACCGCCGGATCGGTGGCGGGAGTCGCGTTGCTGGTGCTGCTGCCGACCTCGCGCGCGATCCTCACGCTGCTCGCCGCCGCCGCCTCCCATCGGCTCGCCGAGGCGGCGGTCTTCGTTCTCGACGCGATCGCATTCGGCGCCGTCCAGCTGGCGAGCGGCTGGGGCATCGTAGACGGCCTGTTCGGCCGGATCGCGCCGGTGGTGCGGGCGCTGGGGACGCTGTTCGCGCGTCCGGGCGTGGACGTCGTGCTGCTGACGGCGACGCTGGCCTCGGGACTGCTGCTGTGGTGGCTGAGGCCGCGCGAGCTGCGCGCAAACCGCGCGGGCCGGGACCGGGGAGTCGGGCATGTGGGCCTGCTGGGATTCTGATCCCGTGAGCTCGCGATTCTTGGGCGTTCGGCTCGGGGGTCTCGCAATCGCGGTGCTGATGCTGCTCGCGCCGGTCGCGCGGGCGACTTCGGTCACCACCGTCGATCACGGGACTCGCGTTTCGATCGACGCGGGAAAGGGCAGCGTCACCGTCGAGCCGGCCGATTCGCTCGGCGCGTCGCGCCGGGTGGTGGTGGTGGGCCCGCACGTCATGGTGGACGACGATGGCGCGCTGGTGCGGGTGTTCTCGGACGTGGCGGTGCCCGAGGGCCAGCGCGTGGACGGCGACGTGGTGACGATCTTCGGCTCGTCGCGCATCGACGGCCACGTGACCGGCAACACGGTTTCGGTGTGCGGCTCGGTGCGGCTCGGCCCCCACGCAATCGTGGACGGCGACATGGTGGCGATCCTCGGCGTCATCGACCGCGCCGAAGGGGCCACCGTCGGAGGAGAGAGCGTCGATATCGGCGTGCTGCCGCCGATTCCGGGGATTCCCGCGCTGCCTTCGATTCTGCTGATGGTCGCCATTCTATGGCTGGCGTCGTTGTTCGGTGGCTGGCTCGTGTCGCTGGTGATTCCGGGGCGTTTGCTCCGCATCACCGCCACCGCGTCGCGCCGGACCGCGGCCTCGCTGCTGCTCGGTCTCGCTTCGCTGCCGCTCGCCCTCATCACCATGGCGCTTCTCTGCATCACGGTGATCGGAATACCGGTTGCCGCTCTGCTTCCCTTCGCCTTCATCATCATGGTCTGGATCGGTCAATACGCCGGGATCTACGGCCTCGGACTCAAGCTCCTGCGCCGCCGACTCGGCGAGGGCGCGATGATGATGGCGCTGCTGGTGGGCACGCTGTTCGTGAGCCTGTTCTTCGTGGCCGGCGCGCTGCTGGCCGGGCCGCCGGGGGTTTCGCGCACCCTCGCGTTGTTCCTGGTGTGCGTGGGCAGCCTGTTCGGAATCGCGCTCTCGATCATCGGGACCGGAGCGGTGATCCTCTCCAAGTTCGGCGTCACGCCGGTGGAGGTCGTGCTCCCGGCCGAATCCGTCGCGCCCGCGGTCGCGGCTCCGCCCGCGAGCGCGGCGCCCCCGCTCGGAGCCTGATACTCGCTCCGGATCGGTTGGGGAATTCGCCCCAGGCGTGCCGGTGTGCCGGGGGGCAGCCACCCATTTCCCGAGCGCCGAGCGGCGTCCGAGGGGCCCGGCCCCCCCGCGAGGGGCCCGAGCCCCCCAGCTAACTCATTGAAAACATGGCGCTTTTGCCGCATGTTCCCGGGACCGCGACGGATGCCGGGCCAGACGGCCCATGGCACGTCCGTCGCGTTGCAGAATGGGCATGAGGACGCGCCCTCACCATCCGATCCTGATCGCGGCAATCGCGATGACCGGCCTGGTTCCGGGCTCGCTGGCACTGGCCAACGAGGTCGCCGGCTCGGCGCATGTCAACGGCATCCAGATCCATGACGCCACGGAGACGCTCGAGCAGTTCTGCGCCACCGACGCGAACGGGGTCCTGTGGCTGCAAGTCCCGGGCGGCGGACGATTCGAGTTGATCCGCTCGACTTCCGATCCCGCGGTCAGCAATCCCGGCGACGGTGCGTTCCATCCGTTCGACGCCGGCGAGGTTCGCGAGGCGCTCGCCGAGATCCGCTTCCCGCTCGACGGCCTCGACGCCGACATCTTCATCCTGCCCTACCCGCGACGCGCCGAGCTGAGCTCGGCGGCCGGCCCGGGTCTGATCCTGCTCTCGCCGGGCGTCACGCCGCTGTCGCGCGAGCACCAGCACGCCGAGCTGGCGCACGAGCTGGGGCACGTCGTCCAGTACCAGTGGTTCCCGGATTCGGATCCGCGCTGGAGCCAGTACCGCGAGGACCGCGGCATCGAGAACGTCGCTCTGTTCAACGCCGGTGCGCCGCATGCCGATCGCCCGCACGAGATCTTCGCCGAGGATTTCCGTTCGTTGTTCGGCGGTTCGCTCGCCAATTATTCGGGTTCGATCGAGAACGCACAGCTCGAAGCACCGGCCGCGGTGAGCGGCCTCCCCGGGTTCTTCCTGTCGCTGACCACCGATGATCCGGCGCACGGACTCCGCGTGATCGGGGCCAATCCCGCGCGTGGCGCGGTCCAGTTGTCGATGGCCGGGAGCGCTCCCGCGCCGCTCGACTTGTTCGACGTCAGCGGACGCCGGCTCGCCTCGCTGATGCCCCTGAGCCTCGGCAACGAGGTGCAGTGGAGCTGGAATGGGACCGATCAGCGTGGACGGGCGGTGGGTCCGTGCCTGGTGCTGGCCCGCGTGCGTGGCTCCGCCGCCACCCAGCGCTTCGCCTGGCTGCGCTGAACGGGGCGCGCGCGAGCAACCCTGCGCCCGCGAGCGAGCGCCGTCTAGTGGTCGCCTTGCAGCTCCGGCAGCGTGAAGTCCTCGGTGATCGCCCGCACCCGATCGTCGCCGAATCCCGCCAGGTTGCGCACCGCATCGAACAGCGACGCCGGCACCTGCGTGATCAATCCGAAACCCGAGTGCCGCTGAGTCTCGACCTCGCCGGAAAGCCAGCTCTCCACCTCGGCGACGTCCTCCACCGACAGCGGCTTGAGCGTCGCCGTCACCACCACGAAGTGCCGGCCGCCCGAACCATCCTCGTGCAGTCGGCCGACCGGCAGCGCCAGCGGCTGCGCCAGCGCCGTGGACAATGAATCGAGCGTCCCCATCGAGATCGGCGCGGCCCCGCGCCGCTCGATGAAGAACGAGTGGCTCGACACATCGAAGCGGATACGCAGCTCGGCGTCGAAATTGTCCTCGACGCGCGCGAACCACATCGTGCGCCGGCGCCAGAGCTCGGAGTGCAGTTGGAGCGTGGCGGGCATGCCGCGCAGCAGGCTTTCCTGAACGCGCGACGAGAAGGGGTTCGAGATGCGCACGTCCACCCACACCGTGTCGCTGCGAATCCGCGGGGCGTCGACCGCCAGATCGAGCGCCAGCGAGGGCCCGGCATCGAGCGCGGCGAGCAGGAGCGGCGCGATCGCCACGAGCAGGCGCGGCGGGGAGCGGCGTCGGGGCGCGGTCGGGGAGGGGAGCGCGGACATCGGTTGCCGCTAGAAGGGTCTCTGCAGTCGAAAGCTGGTCACGAACGGAGATCCCGATTCCTGCAGGTTCTTGGCGAAGTAGACGCGCAGGCCGTCCTCGGCGGTGGCGAAACCGATCCCGCCGTCCACCGCCACATGCTGGCGCGAGAGGTCCCAGGCGTGATCCGAGTTCTGCCAGGCGCGTCCCAGGTCGAGGAAGCCGATGGCGTGGAGGCCGCCGGTCATCCAGCCGGAACGCACGTGCCACAGGCCGACGTCGTACTCGGCCTGCGCCATCGCCATCTGATTGCCGCGGTACTGCGAGAAGGAATGGGCGCGTAATCCGTCCACACCCCCGGCGGTGAACTCGGACTGGCGCGGCAGCGTGCCTGAGGGCGTGGTGCCGAAGACACCGCGCAGGTTGAGCGTGGTGGCGGGAGAGAGCCGGAGCACGCTGCGAACGTCGGCGAGTACGCGCGTATAGGTGAAGTCGCCGCCGAGTCCGCCTCCCGCGTCGGCCAGCTCGATCCAGTGGTAGAGCCCGGCACGCGTCCGGTACGAATTCCGCGCCAGCCGTTCGAGCCGGATCAGCATCGCGTGCTGAGTGCCATCGTCGATCGGCGGGTTGTCGCGCAGCTCCTTGTCGCGCGCGAACATCGAATAGACGCTGGGCTGCTTCTCGAGCGATCGGTACTCGTCGCTGCGCCAGTGGAGACTGACCGTCGAGAAATCGGGCACGCGCCACGACAGGTAGACGCCGTAGCCTTCGCGCTCAAAGTAGTCGCGATAGTCCTGGCGGCCGAGCAGCAGCGCCAGCGTGTTCTCGAGATTGTCGACCTGCTGCAGCTCGCTGTGGTCGGTGCGCCGCGTGATCGAGGCGCCCAACGCCAATCGTCCCGGCGGCAGCAACGGCTGCTCGAGCTGGACGCCGTACAGCGCGCGATCGCGCGAGAACGCGTACTCGTACATCGCGCCCAACCGCGGCGCCATGGTGTAAGGGCGCTGAAGCTCCACCGACAGCCCGGCGCGCACTTCGTCCACGCGGTTGTAGTCGAAGCGCAGCTTCATGCGCTCGGCGCGCGAGCGCTCGTCGCGCCATTGCTCGGGGGCGGTGAGGAGATTGTCGCCGAACGGAGCGCGGAGCCACACGTTGCTGCTGGTGAGCTCGACCGGCACCATCTCGAAGCGAAGCGGTTGGTCGGCGGGGCCGATCGGCGGAGCGCGGAGCGAGTCGTAGGCCGCGGCCGGCGCGGGCGAAGCCGGTGGCCCCGCCTCGAACGCGCGATCCACCCGCGGAGGCGCGGATGCCGGCAGCGCGGACGCTGGCGAGCCGAGGGTCAGGGCCGCCAGCGCGACGAGCAGGGACACGCGTGCCTCCTCAGGCAATTGGGTTGTGCGGCGAAGAATGTTGCTGGCCTCCCGCGGACCGGAATTCGGAGAAACCGGATCGAATTTTCAAGGAGTTAGCGGCCCGATTCCCCCCATCAACAATCTGCGCCTCACAACCAGGGAGATGCAGGCGCAAGTTGGGACCACGGGTCCAATTAGGCAAGCCGCATTCCGGCCGCTCGCTGCGCCGGTCGCGCGGCGCCGGCAGTCCGGGCCTGTCGCGGTCGTGCCACGCGCTGTCGTGGGCGGGCCGCGGCCGGGCTCCGTCTGGAGACGCCCCGCGAGCACGCGCGATTCCGCGCCGGCCCTCCGGGGCGCTCCGAAGCGGAGCCTAGCGCCTTTGAATGCCGTATTTCCGAAGCTTGCGGTGGAGGTTGGTGCGGTCGATGCCGAGCGCGGTCGCGGCCTGCGTGACGTTGCCGCCGGCCGCCTCGAGCGCCTTCCGCACCGCCTCGGCCTCGCGGCGCTCGATCTCGCCGCGCAGCCCCACCGCTTCGTCGGCGCCCGGAGTACTCTCCAGCCACACCACCAGCGCCTCGGGCTCGATCACGTCGGGCTCGACCAGGATCGCGGCGCGCTCCATGAGATTGC contains:
- the eno gene encoding phosphopyruvate hydratase, with amino-acid sequence MMSIAELKAREILDSRGNPTLEVECRLSGGAFGRAAVPSGASTGEHEALELRDGDGRRYGGKGVLKAARNVTESLAPRLLGRDALDQLGVDRTMIELDGTPTKSRLGANAILGVSLAVAKAAAAALELPLYRYLGGVDAATLPVPLMNVLNGGKHADNNVDFQEFMIVPLGAPSFREALRWGAEVFHALAGVLKKRKLSTSVGDEGGFAPNLGSNEEALKALIEAIAAAGYQPGTQVALALDPASSEFYRDQKYVLAGEGGRKLSSLEMVEFYAGLCERYPIVSIEDGLAEDDWSGWKALTDRMGGRVQLVGDDLFVTNVERLGRGIREGIANSILVKVNQIGSLSESLAAVSMAHRAGYTAVISHRSGETEDVTIADLAVGTNAGQIKTGSLSRSDRVAKYNQLLRIEDELGAGARYPGGAAFRVTK
- a CDS encoding BamA/TamA family outer membrane protein yields the protein MSLLVALAALTLGSPASALPASAPPRVDRAFEAGPPASPAPAAAYDSLRAPPIGPADQPLRFEMVPVELTSSNVWLRAPFGDNLLTAPEQWRDERSRAERMKLRFDYNRVDEVRAGLSVELQRPYTMAPRLGAMYEYAFSRDRALYGVQLEQPLLPPGRLALGASITRRTDHSELQQVDNLENTLALLLGRQDYRDYFEREGYGVYLSWRVPDFSTVSLHWRSDEYRSLEKQPSVYSMFARDKELRDNPPIDDGTQHAMLIRLERLARNSYRTRAGLYHWIELADAGGGLGGDFTYTRVLADVRSVLRLSPATTLNLRGVFGTTPSGTLPRQSEFTAGGVDGLRAHSFSQYRGNQMAMAQAEYDVGLWHVRSGWMTGGLHAIGFLDLGRAWQNSDHAWDLSRQHVAVDGGIGFATAEDGLRVYFAKNLQESGSPFVTSFRLQRPF
- a CDS encoding zf-HC2 domain-containing protein, translating into MRCPESVRLQPFLDGELSPVEAGELRVHVQGCAPCMAELALYQRLFAMLASLALLSPRPALTERILDRVLPSRIRRRWMRALGWGYGLATAGSVAGVALLVLLPTSRAILTLLAAAASHRLAEAAVFVLDAIAFGAVQLASGWGIVDGLFGRIAPVVRALGTLFARPGVDVVLLTATLASGLLLWWLRPRELRANRAGRDRGVGHVGLLGF
- a CDS encoding sigma-70 family RNA polymerase sigma factor, translating into MAEGSGVDQDDSGIVQRCLAGDERAYRELVEHYQKPVYTVAFRMLRSAEDAEDITQETFVRVFRALDRYDPSRSFEAWLFTITTRLCIDLLRRRKVRPVSLVRRDAETDEEQSVDVEDPGLKPDELTSHAEEERRTRTLIDSLPPHYRIVVVLRHQQDMSYEEIAEALHLPLGTVKARIHRARALLKDRLQEGSS
- a CDS encoding DUF4390 domain-containing protein codes for the protein MSALPSPTAPRRRSPPRLLVAIAPLLLAALDAGPSLALDLAVDAPRIRSDTVWVDVRISNPFSSRVQESLLRGMPATLQLHSELWRRRTMWFARVEDNFDAELRIRFDVSSHSFFIERRGAAPISMGTLDSLSTALAQPLALPVGRLHEDGSGGRHFVVVTATLKPLSVEDVAEVESWLSGEVETQRHSGFGLITQVPASLFDAVRNLAGFGDDRVRAITEDFTLPELQGDH